One Primulina huaijiensis isolate GDHJ02 chromosome 8, ASM1229523v2, whole genome shotgun sequence genomic region harbors:
- the LOC140982046 gene encoding uncharacterized protein, with translation MIASRDPGTLPSNIDTNPKEQVKVVALRSGKVLEQEGRKKGEHGEKAVDTSTGKFSNATPTPTAQSRIVIPPPFPTALKKTKMDAQFGKFVEVFKKLHINILFADTLMQMPSYDKFLKDILENKRNLEDHMTINLTENCSALVQNKIPPKLKDPWSFYIPCMIGDVVFHKALCDLSAIINLMSLSIFRKLGLGVPKPTRMSLQLADRSVKYLQGVIEDVLVKMDKFIFPTDFVVLDREEDMEMPLILGRLFLATGKALIDVQEGKLRLRVGEEEITFDVFNALKHTLRTDDCFRIDALYSLVKIFVQDAVKDPVEATLTTELKGDDLDKEKVEILANFNANHPWRKPMRMRLEDLGERRLNPSEVKH, from the coding sequence ATGATCGCCAGTAGAGATCCGGGCACCTTGCCAAGCAACATTGACACTAATCCGAAAGAGCAAGTGAAGGTCGTAGCATTGAGGAGTGGAAAGGTACTTGAACAAGAGGGGAGGAAAAAAGGGGAGCACGGAGAGAAAGCAGTTGACACATCCACGGGTAAGTTTTCTAATGCTACACCCACACCCACTGCACAATCTAGAATTGTTATCCCTCCACCTTTTCCTACAGcattaaaaaaaacgaaaatggATGCGCAATTCGGTAAGTTCGTAGAAGTATTTAAGAAATTACACATTAATATTCTCTTTGCTGATActttgatgcaaatgcctaGCTATGATAAATTTCTAAAGGACATCTTAGAAAATAAGAGGAATTTGGAGGATCACATGACTATAAACTTAACGGAAAATTGCTCTGCATTGGTACAAAACAAGATCCCACCAAAATTGAAGGATCCATGGAGTTTTTatattccttgcatgattggtgatgttgtttttcataaagcTTTATGTGATCTTAGTGCAATTATAAATCTTATGTCTTTATCTATATTCAGGAAACTCGGATTAGGAGTGCCTAAGCCAACAAGGATGTCCTTGCAACTAGCAGACAGATCTGTTAAATATCTGCAAGGAGTCATAGAGGATGTGTTGGTAAAGATGGACAAATTTATATTTCCTACAGATTTTGTGGTGCTAGACAGGGAAGAAGATATGGAGATGCCTTTAATTCTAGGGAGACTGTTTCTTGCAACTGGCAAGGCTCTGATTGATGTGCAAGAAGGAAAGTTGAGACTAAGAGTGGGGGAGGAAGAAATTACTTTTGATGTCTTTAATGCTCTTAAGCACACACTACGCACTGATGATTGTTTTAGAAtcgatgctttgtattcacttGTTAAAATTTTTGTGCAGGACGCTGTAAAGGACCCAGTGGAAGCCACCCTCACAACTGAATTAAAGGGGGATGACTTGGACAAAGAAAAAGTGGAAATATTGGCAAACTTTAATGCCAACCATCCATGGAGGAAGCCAATGAGGATGAGATTGGAGGATTTGGGAGAGCGGAGACTTAACCCATCCGAAGTCAAGCATTGA
- the LOC140982045 gene encoding uncharacterized protein — protein MVQERIVLGHKISEKNIEVDKAKVDVIKNLPPPTSVKGIRIFLGHAGFYRRFIRDFSKIAKPISSLQMKEVPFDFNSDFFLAYENLKERLVTASVLVSQNWDLPPFEAESYATNDAQVVLKTLKKNIFNRFGTPGVIISDGDTHFCNKLFDKILGKYGVSHKISTPYHPQTSGQVEVSNRDINRILEKVVTPVGTTPYRLLFRKACHLPFELEHRAYWATKALNLDFALAGEHMLLQLNRLEEFRGQAYDLALTYKGRTKQAHDKHITLREFKEGEAVLLYNFKLRLFFGNLKSRWTGPYMITKVFPSGAITLRDEKNEPFTVNSQ, from the exons ATGGTACAAGAGAGAATTGTGCTAGGGCACAAGAtttctgaaaaaaatattgaggTGGACAAAGCTAAAGTGGATGTCATAAAAAACCTACCACCACCAACATCAGTGAAGGGAATTAGAATTTTCCTAGGACATGCCGGTTTTTACCGGCGTTTCATTagagatttttctaaaattgctaAGCCCATATCTTCCCTCCAAATGAAAGAGGTGCCGTTTGATTTCAATTCTGACTTTTTTCTGGCATACGAGAACCTAAAGGAGCGCTTGGTGACAGCTTCTGTTTTGGTGTCACAGAATTGGGATCTGCCGCCCTTCGAG GCGGAATCATATGCCACGAATGATGCTCAAGTGGTGCTGAAAACTTTaaagaaaaacattttcaaCAGATTTGGAACACCAGGAGTGATCATTAGTGATGGTGACACCCATTTTTGCAATAAACTTTTTGATAAAATTTTGGGCAAATATGGGGTCTCTCATAAAATCTCCACTCCCTATCATCCCCAAACAAGTGGTCAAGTTGAGGTGTCGAATCGCGATATCAATAGGATTCTGGAGAAAGTTGTG ACACCTGTAGGCACGACACCGTATAGGCTACTTTTTCGAAAAGCATGTCATTTGCCTTTTGAGTTAGAACATAGAGCTTATTGGGCAACAAAAGCACTGAATCTTGATTTTGCTCTTGCAGGTGAACACATGTTGCTGCAGTTGAACCGATTGGAAGAATTCAGGGGTCAAGCCTATGACTTGGCATTGACCTACAAGGGGCGTACAAAGCAAGCACACGACAAGCACATTACATTGAGGGAATTCAAAGAAGGCGAAGCGGTGCTATTGTACAACTTCAAGCTACGCTTATTTTTTGGCAATCTCAAGTCAAGATGGACGGGCCCTTACATGATCACCAAAGTGTTTCCCTCGGGAGCAATAACTTTGAGAGATGAAAAAAATGAGCCGTTCACAGTCAATTCTCaatga